CACATTTTAATCGTggcaaatacacatatttattgGCAAGTGAAACAATCAGAATTTCTTACTATCTTTGGAAGATGCTTTCATATTTCACTGTATCTTTTTGTTCTGTTTGATCTTATCTAGCTATCTGTATTGGTTGACAGCTGTTTCCAGCAAACGTATAAATTTCTGGTTGATGAATAATTCTGTAGGGACCCAGAATGGATTGATGTGAAGTTGGCTCAGGCAAAATATCTTCTTTCGAGAGTCTCTCAATTTGAGCAACTCATCTCAAATAAATTTAATTCTAAGCCCTCAGTGATCATTGCTGGTGATTTCAATTCGACCCCAGGTGACAAGGTATGCCTAGCATTTATTTCATTGCTTTCTGAAGCTAACTGACTTAAAAAAGCATCATGCGGTGATTTTTCTATTCTTGTTATTTTGTGTAATACAAAGTGGTGGTTAGAAACTTAAAACCACCTTGTTATAGAGATGATTCTAAGATATTTTTGTTTTTAAATCCTATTATTGAGTGTATTGCATTTTTTTGAGACATGTATGGACCACATGGCATGCAAAATATCTTATTTAACGAATGGACATAATTGTAGATCCATGCTCCACTGAACGATATTAGAAACTTCATGCATAGCAGTTCATATTTAATAGTGTCATTTGTGTGGCATATTGGTTTCATGATGCGCATAATCTGTTAAACAGTCCCAGCTCATTTGATTAAGTACTACAATTTTCAGGTATACAATTACCTTGTATCAGCCAACTTAGAATCTACAGATGAAGCTCCGATCAAGTTACGCAGCCTTTATGCTGTGAATGGAGGGGAGCCAGAGTTCACAAACTACACTCCTGGTTTTACTGGAACATTGGACTAcatattcttgtcggatggtagttCAATAAAACCTACTAGCCTACTTTGTTTGCCGCGAGGGGATTCTACGGATGTGCAAGGAGGCCTGCCCAACTTTCAGCATCCTAGTGACCATTTACCAATTGGTGCTGATTTTCTTGTAGTTAACAGCTAGTACAAAGGCTGCTTGAATATTGCGCAGTCTAGGCTCGTAGGCTTCATAGTTAAAATGTAATATCTCAAGGTGCATTTccttgtttcttttcttgtgGAAGTAATAGCAATTAATAATACcaattattatttttgttattGATATTTTAATGCGTGCTATACATAACAACTCCTTTACTactacaacaacaacatagcctttcagtcccaagcaagttggctAACAAGAGCCACAATTCAGGGTTCAGGCAGGCTATTTTCCAAGTCTTAGTATATTCCGTTCCTTCAAAtatccttttattgcctcttcccatgtcaattttagTCTTCCTCTACCTCTTCTCATATTACTATCACGTCTTATGGTTTcactacgcaccggtgcctccAGAGAgcttcgttggacatgtccaaactaTCTCAGCCGGTGTTcaataagcttttcttcaattggtgctaccctaGCCTATCACATATATCCTCAATCCGAACTtgatcccttctcgtatgaccatAAATCCAATGCAACATACGCATTTTCGTAACACTTATCTGCAGGTCTAATCgccgtcctataaaacttgccttttagcttgATACTCTCTTatcatataaaattcctgatgcttgACGCCACTTCATCCATCCtgctttgattctatgactaatATCTTCATCAATATCCCAtctcgttgtagcattgatcccaaatatcgaaatgtatcTTTCCTGGGCATTACTTGActttccaaactgacatcttcctcctcatgtgtagtagGTGCCCACTTggctttccaaactgacatctccctcctcatgtaTAGTAATGCCAAAGTtacatctcatatattcagttttagttcagatgagtctaaaaccttttgactctagggtctcccgtcacaactccagtttcctatttactcctgctcgactttcatcaactagcactacatcatccgcGAAGAGCATACGTCCTTTGAATGTCCCttgttacctcatccatcaccaagaCAAATATATAAGAGCTCAAAGCAGACCCTTGATGCAGTCTTATTCTAATCGGAAAGTCATCTGTGTTGCCATCACTTGTTTGgactctagttacaacattgtGTTGTACAACAACTCCTTTACAACATGAATTAAAAGGTTTGAATAACCTGGCTGTAACAAAATTGTACAGATAGGTTATATGTTAAGTAAATTCCGTTAATATGATGCTGCGAATGGACATGGCTGAGCTAAGATAAGACCAGGGGTGTTACGCAGTTACGCTGGAGCCTGAAGGGAGCATCTGCATCTGCTCTTCCAACTACTGAGAGTTTTAACACAGCTCAACAAATTAGTGGCTGAATGAATTTGTATGGAAAAGCATTCCTAAAACTAGGATTTTGTATCATGCTGAATGCACGTGTTTGGGAAATCTGAATGGCACCAGTTCGCTCAAGGTTTTTAAGATGAAAGTTGATGATATTATTTTCAGAATAGGATTCTCATCTTGTTGAGTTGAATTCCATGTACCTCAGGCGTAGTTGAGCGCCGGGCATGCTAATTCGATTCTTATTACTTCAGTGAAACAGCAAGCCTCTATGTCGCATTGTGAACTCCCTACAGCCTTTGGCCATTGAATTAATTTTATCAAGAATAACTTCACGTATTTCTTGAAATCTTATGAGTTCGTGCTTACAAAAGAGCAGGGATGACTGATTCTGAATAACGAATATGCGGGTGGTGTTATGAACTGCAAGCCAGCATTTCTCATAACATTTTGCAACGGCTACAGCAGAACACTACCGGCTTTTCCCCATTTCAAGAAATAACAGCCACGATGGACAACGCATACCTCTGGGATGCTTTCTTCTTCAGGCCATTATACTAACGTAACAATGAACTGATACCAATCATCTAATAGTATGGCCGCTAGATTACATTTTGGGGGAGAGAGGTACAAGCATTGATAATGACGCAAAATATGCAAATTGAACTGTCCACATAGAACACATGTAACACACAAACCAAGGTACCTTAAACAACGTATGAAAACTAGTTACATTGAAGTAATACTTGATCTGTAGAAGAATGGCAGCACACTTGTATGTACATATCTGTTCCGGGGAAGCTTTAGAGGTATTAGCACCTGATGAGTCTAATCTTCTCCTATTTTCTTTCTGCTGGTTATGATCACTTAATAGAATTGAACTGGCACCAAAAAGGTTAGGGTAAAGCCAACAGTCACCATGACACCATCTCCCGATAATATATATGTATTCTATTCTTCTTTCTTCACCTTTTCTCTTCTCTCTTTGATCAATGACGAGCAACACAATGGCAGCATTGTGCATGCAGCCTCAATCAACAGGCAAGCAGGCAATGCTGAAAAATCATCTCCAGATACCCCCATGAAGGCagcaagagcaactccaaaataGCCACTGATGATAGTGGCAAGGGCAAGTGCAGACATAACAAAGGCCATTACGGATCCCTCACAGCCAGCTGGGCAAAGTTTTGCAATGTGAACACTGAAGGGCAGCACCTTGAAAAACATAAGACCCTCGAACAACCCGGAGAAGACAATTGTGTATATGGAGTCTGGTATTCCGATCTTCCTGTATATTCCCTGAACGAACAACACATCTGACAACATTACGAGCGCTAAGGCAAACTGAAGAACTGACAGGACCTTACGGGCAGACATTGTTTTGAAGTACTTGTTGTATGACATGCTCCAAGCCAAGAGAGCCACTTGCCCAAACACCTTTGATAAACCGATAACTGATGAGTCCAGTCTTAACACTTCAGTTTGATAGAAGAACATGGTCCCAAGTAGAAAAGGTATGACGGTGTATGATAATGTAAACCATATGATTGACCTAAACATTTCAGGCATACACAGGGCACATGACAGCTCTTTGACTTGCTTACGGATGCTGGTGAGTGCTGATAGATTGGTATTTGCTTTTGGGAGTTTGAGGGAGCTCTCAGGTATAGTCACAGTTGTGAAGAACTGGAGCGTGAGAAGGATTGCAAAAAACAGAAACATGATTCTGGGAGAAAAATAACTGAGAGCAATGCCACCAAGGAGGTTTCCCAAAGCACCAGCAGAAGAGCCAAACATCCAAGCAAAGGATTGAAGCTGACCTGACCCTGAGGAAGAGGTTGCTTGCTTCCCAGCCTCTGCTACTATGGCATCATTGGCAACCTCACATATGGAAGCACCAAAGTTGCTCAAGAGGAGAAAAATGTTAAGAACTGGAAGGGAAATAGCTGGCCAAAGGGCAATCGCTAACCATGAAACTGCCTGCAAGAGAGCTGCAACCAAAACAATGAAAGTCAGGTAAGCACGATAATTTTTACTCCAATCAGAAACAGTAGCAGTGCAGCACAGAGTAAACATTTCTGGAGAATGGAGTCATTGGTAGTGATTTTTATGGTTTTTGAAGTTACAGAAATGTCCTTAGATGCCTGATAGTGAGCGCCTGCTGTGCCTCATGGTTCCAATTTTTGGTCTGTCAAGACCTTCATTGGCTTCATAGCAGTTGCTTGAACTAATTATGcccattcattcattcatcaaGTGATTTAAAAAGACAAATGATAAAAATAGTCAAAAAAGAAAATCTCTCGGTATGCAGCTTCAGTCCTTTGGGTTcacttggcttcttctgtcggGTATCTCTCAAGTTATATTTTCTGTTACTTAAGTGCTGTGATTGACACATGAAGCTAAATAGGCTAAACTGAATTGAAATACAAAGGCTCAAGCTCAAGTGATGTTACCTAATTGTTAAGACAATGTTTGTAAATTAAAATCTAGACTAAAATTATGATCTGTGCATCTACAGCTTTATGGTTTGGGACCATTGGAACAAGATGCTTTACCATCTTTGAAGAATTTCATCATGACACTTGTCGTGCAAGAAGACATTTTGAGGTGGACAACAAGGACTGCATCAAAAGTTGACAGACAGCACACTCATGCAGTCATGTGTGATCTAGTTGGGTTGACAACTTTCTTGCTTTGTGAATGTGTAACATTAACAAGAGAGCAAATTTGGTGGAGCGCCGTGTAAAAGTTGTTGCTTTTGAAAGGCAAATCGGGAAAACGAAAATAAAGACGAATGGtaattagaaaaagaaaaataaaaagtgaAAGAGAACAAAAGGAAACGTGCGAGAAGAATCAAGTGGACAAGCATCCTCTCTAAAAAGTGGACAGGCGGTGAGTGAGCATATTCTTTGCGGTGATGTCATTTGCCATGGGACACACATGTACGGACAACGTGAGAGAAAAAGAATGTGAAAGATCTGAAGGCGGTTACTTTGTCACTGCG
This sequence is a window from Setaria italica strain Yugu1 chromosome III, Setaria_italica_v2.0, whole genome shotgun sequence. Protein-coding genes within it:
- the LOC101754975 gene encoding probable folate-biopterin transporter 7, giving the protein MEKEQKVAVEGAAAAARRRLVIGVGFWVQGFRLFPWLGVSFFLKDGMGVDASSLQILQASANLPMVAKPLVGLLSDAVPIRGHRRLPYVAIGALLQAVSWLAIALWPAISLPVLNIFLLLSNFGASICEVANDAIVAEAGKQATSSSGSGQLQSFAWMFGSSAGALGNLLGGIALSYFSPRIMFLFFAILLTLQFFTTVTIPESSLKLPKANTNLSALTSIRKQVKELSCALCMPEMFRSIIWFTLSYTVIPFLLGTMFFYQTEVLRLDSSVIGLSKVFGQVALLAWSMSYNKYFKTMSARKVLSVLQFALALVMLSDVLFVQGIYRKIGIPDSIYTIVFSGLFEGLMFFKVLPFSVHIAKLCPAGCEGSVMAFVMSALALATIISGYFGVALAAFMGVSGDDFSALPACLLIEAACTMLPLCCSSLIKERREKVKKEE